A part of Rhipicephalus microplus isolate Deutch F79 chromosome 8, USDA_Rmic, whole genome shotgun sequence genomic DNA contains:
- the LOC119165904 gene encoding uncharacterized protein LOC119165904 — protein sequence MDLQRQSYTVFGFSKELNWRPLNFVDLIPAERICNGCGLLPIETAHLPCRHVLCKPCFQQCLVNEEYECLLGCNQFTKKDVEWRAFPMKDLLEYKVKCWNQDNGCKAILSVEEMLDHFYGGCVHRSTHCPKCSASVLCKDVGAHRRSDCSTHKVPNQAKHQKPSEGYVQKAMLFLLEATLRERVEEIRICLDRLIRDLTTQCDSLSEESRIETSETETRTMNEARITRVSRSRQHFPTEVDRGDQVSERIDDLSIEVSQGVSALSEHIKILQGDTRRSSENMEQSNIEIKRHLSSADDRLEGVLKTMKFLKGVLGESMKRVTNNGGQVSPNMADTILLGQNTLNITCYEFRVKGLNELKKAVTSETWAVQQKDPVYLRGYRIAPGLYLRKHGDSVAVHLLIQLYKGVVDEFLQWPYCHDIQITFMQSSSDRRREFPNRTRRHLESFLRPTELCNRARYYTSFVLLDDLERDGFTEGNELCVMWELLPRTSE from the exons ATGGATCTTCAACGGCAGTCGTACACAGTGTTCGGATTTTCGAAAGAGCTGAACTGGAGGCCGTTGAACTTCGTTGATCTTATTCCAGCTGAGAGGATCTGCAACGGCTGTGGTTTGTTGCCCATTGAGACCGCCCATCTGCCCTGCCGACACGTGCTGTGCAAACCGTGCTTCCAGCAGTGCTTGGTCAACGAGGAATACGAATGTTTACTCGGCTGTAATCAGTTTACTAAAAAAGACGTCGAATGGAGAGCCTTTCCAATGAAGGACCTGCTCGAGTACAAG GTAAAATGCTGGAACCAGGATAACGGCTGCAAGGCTATCTTGAGCGTTGAAGAAATGCTTGACCACTTTTATGGAGGTTGCGTCCATCGCTCTACGCATTGTCCTAAATGCTCAGCGTCCGTCTTATGCAAGGATGTGGGCGCACACCGGAGAAGTGACTGCAGTACTCACAAAGTGCCCAACCAGGCCAAACATCAAAAACCATCGGAGGGTTACGTTCAGAAAGCGATGCTATTCCTCCTGGAGGCAACATTGCGAGAACGCGTGGAAGAAATTCGAATTTGCCTCGACCGGTTAATACGTGACCTCACTACACAGTGTGATAGTCTGAGTGAAGAATCAAGGATAGAAACGTCAGAAACGGAGACGCGTACTATGAATGAAGCTAGAATCACCCGTGTCAGTCGAAGTAGACAACACTTTCCAACTGAAGTAGACAGAGGCGACCAAGTTTCCGAACGCATAGATGACTTAAGTATCGAAGTTTCACAAGGTGTTTCTGCGTTAAGCGAACACATTAAAATATTGCAAGGCGATACAAGGCGGTCTTCTGAGAACATGGAGCAGAGCAATATTGAAATAAAGCGACATCTAAGCTCTGCTGACGACCGACTGGAAGGAGTGTTAAAAACAATGAAATTTTTGAAGGGAGTTCTTGGTGAATCGATGAAGCGTGTAACAAATAATGGTGGCCAGGTGTCACCAAATATGGCAGACACCATTTTGCTCGGGCAAAACACACTGAATATTACATGCTACGAGTTTCGTGTCAAGGGATTGAATGAGCTGAAAAAAGCAGTGACATCAGAAACTTGGGCCGTTCAACAGAAAGATCCTGTATACCTGCGTGGCTATCGCATCGCTCCTGGGTTGTACCTGAGGAAACATGGGGACTCAGTTGCGGTGCACCTTCTTATACAGTTGTACAAGGGTGTGGTGGACGAATTTCTTCAGTGGCCATACTGCCACGACATCCAAATCACTTTCATGCAGTCGTCTTCAGATAGGCGTCGAGAATTCCCGAACAGGACTCGGCGTCATTTGGAAAGCTTTCTGAGGCCAACTGAATTGTGCAATAGAGCCCGGTATTATACTTCTTTTGTGCTTCTGGACGACCTTGAGCGTGACGGATTCACTGAGGGCAACGAACTCTGCGTAATGTGGGAGCTTCTGCCTCGAACATCTGAATGA